The following proteins are encoded in a genomic region of Mustela nigripes isolate SB6536 unplaced genomic scaffold, MUSNIG.SB6536 HiC_scaffold_891, whole genome shotgun sequence:
- the LOC132008754 gene encoding zinc finger protein 77-like has protein sequence MWMFQDAVVFEDVAVNFSREEWALLDHGQRQLYRDVMLETCRNLASLVDTSQNKRSASRPQRNVLQNELPSEGKTILFARNYSCSVFGANWKFPNGENQTQTEERCLRGHLVERVCESSEDNRRRETRRQMTSLTVREDRPSGDKSCCYAKCREAFTDGSFPENPQRSYPGHKPSPREERGSACSCVSSASPHVDPGLGEKPYEPQDTGGALKRDLKSRGSKKSLECKKCGKTFTCRAAFRGHVKDHCGQRVYACDVCGKVFTYQSYLTRHMITHTGERPYECVECGKTFQKCGHFNRHMATHSTVKPYECNRCGRSFRDNADLRIHMRTHTGERPYECQQCGKAFRYMGNLREHMPTHTGERRYECQQCGVAFKYNSGLREHMRKHTGERPYKCQHCERTFIRHYTLVVHTARRHTEGGHLECKECGENFRKHRPFEHHMATHDILKPYECKECGSAFRRHRDLQVHTRTHTGERPFKCELCGKAFKSPANLRAHMRTHTGESPCKCEQCGKTFSTPGNLRAHMRTHSGERP, from the exons ATGTGGATGTTCCAGGACGCGGTGGTCTTTGAGGATGTGGCTGTGAACTTCTCCCGGGAAGAGTGGGCTTTGCTGGATCATGGTCAGAGGCAGCTCTACAGAGATGTGATGCTGGAGACCTGCAGGAACCTGGCCTCCCTGG TGGATACAAGTCAGAATAAAAGGAGTGCATCAAGGCCTCAGCGGAATGTTCTGCAGAATGAGCTCCCCAGTGAAGGCAAGACCATCTTATTTGCAAGAAATTATTCGTGTTCTGTTTTTGGAGCAAACTGGAAATTTCCTAATGGTGAAAATCAGACCCAAACCGAGGAAAGGTGTTTGAG AGGTCATTTGGTGGAGCGGGTCTGTGAAAGCAGTGAAGATAATCGACGTAGAGAAACCAGAAGGCAGATGACAAGTCTTACCGTGCGTGAGGATCGTCCTAGTGGAGACAAGTCCTGTTGCTACGCCAAGTGTAGAGAAGCCTTCACAGATGGTTCTTTCCCTGAGAATCCACAAAGATCCTACCCTGGACACAAACCTAGTCCCCGTGAGGAACGTGGGTCGGCCTGCAGCTGTGTCTCGAGCGCCAGCCCTCACGTGGACCCAGGCcttggagagaaaccttatgaacCTCAGGACACTGGGGGAGCTTTGAAGAGAGACTTGAAGAGTCGCGGTAGTAAAAAATCTTTAGAGTGCAAGAAATGTGGAAAAACTTTCACTTGCAGGGCGGCTTTTCGGGGTCATGTGAAGGATCACTGTGGACAGAGAGTGTATGCGTGTGACGTGTGTGGGAAAGTCTTCACGTATCAGTCTTACCTTACACGTCACATGATTACTCACACTGGGGAGAGACCCTATGAATGTGTAGAGTGTGGGAAAACTTTCCAGAAGTGTGGACATTTTAATCGTCACATGGCCACCCACAGTACCgtgaaaccctatgaatgtaaccGGTGTGGCAGATCCTTCCGGGATAACGCAGACCTGCGAATCCATATGAGGACGCACACTGGGGAAAGACCCTATGAATGTCAGcagtgtgggaaggccttcagaTATATGGGAAATCTGCGGGAACATATGCCAACACACACAGGTGAGAGACGGTATGAATGTCAGCAGTGTGGGGTGGCCTTCAAGTATAACTCAGGCCTGCGAGAACACATGCGGAAGCACACTGGAGAGAGACCCTATAAGTGTCAGCACTGTGAAAGAACCTTCATTCGTCACTACACACTTGTAGTACATACTGCGAGAAGGCACACTGAGGGTGGGCACTTGGAATGTAAGGAGTGTGGTGAAAATTTCAGAAAGCATCGACCTTTTGAACATCACATGGCCACACACGATATCctgaaaccctatgaatgtaaggagTGTGGCTCAGCCTTCAGGCGCCACAGAGACCTACAGGTACATACGAGGACACACACTGGGGAAAGACCCTTCAAATGTGAGctgtgtgggaaagcctttaaGTCTCCTGCAAACCTTCGAGCACATATGAGGACACACACTGGTGAAAGCCCTTGCAAGTGTGAGCAGTGTGGGAAAACCTTCTCGACTCCTGGAAACCTGCGAGCTCATATGAGGACACACAGTGGAGAACGACCTTGA